One part of the Arabidopsis thaliana chromosome 1 sequence genome encodes these proteins:
- a CDS encoding Core-2/I-branching beta-1,6-N-acetylglucosaminyltransferase family protein (Core-2/I-branching beta-1,6-N-acetylglucosaminyltransferase family protein; CONTAINS InterPro DOMAIN/s: Core-2/I-Branching enzyme (InterPro:IPR021141); BEST Arabidopsis thaliana protein match is: Core-2/I-branching beta-1,6-N-acetylglucosaminyltransferase family protein (TAIR:AT3G21310.1); Has 584 Blast hits to 584 proteins in 19 species: Archae - 0; Bacteria - 2; Metazoa - 0; Fungi - 0; Plants - 556; Viruses - 0; Other Eukaryotes - 26 (source: NCBI BLink).) has translation MARGGKEEGEKHIGLLKLAQTLSFLLIFMAGIIIGLAASSHIDRYFNSLPRMFSSTTNLQSIPFSTPDYSNCTIIHRDCTGNDDNESDDGGVKAEKPKVRDCWSIDGFVRPENLSHGMTDDELFWRASMVPVKEEYPYDRVPKVAFMFLTRGPLPMLPLWEKFFKGNEKYLSVYVHTPPGYDMNVSRDSPFYDRQIPSQRVEWGSPLLTDAEKRLLANALLDFSNERFVLLSESCVPVYNFSTVYTYLINSAYSFVDSYDEPTRYGRGRYSRKMLPDIKLHHWRKGSQWFEVNRKIAIYIISDSKYYSLFKQFCRPACYPDEHYIPTFLNMFHGSMNANRSVTWVDWSIGGPHPATYAAANITEGFLQSIRKNETDCLYNEEPTSLCFLFARKFSPSALAPLMNLSSTVLGF, from the exons ATGGCGAGAGGAGGgaaagaggaaggagaaaAACACATAGGGTTACTAAAGCTGGCGCAAACGCTGTCGTTTTTGCTAATTTTCATGGCTGGAATCATCATCGGTCTCGCCGCAAGTTCTCACATCGATCGCTACTTCAATTCTTTGCCGAGGATGTTCTCATCAACCACTAACCTCCAATCGATTCCTTTTTCGACTCCTGATTACTCCAATTGCACAATCATCCACCGAGACTGCACAGGTAACGACGACAACGAGAGCGACGACGGAGGAGTCAAGGCGGAGAAACCAAAGGTTCGAGATTGTTGGAGCATTGATGGGTTTGTTCGGCCAGAGAATCTGAGTCATGGAATGACTGATGATGAGTTGTTCTGGAGAGCTTCGATGGTTCCGGTGAAGGAAGAGTATCCGTACGATAGGGTTCCGAAAGTGGCGTTTATGTTTCTGACGAGAGGGCCTTTACCTATGCTTCCGCTTTGGGAGAAGTTTTTTAAAGGCAATGAAAAGTACTTGTCCGTTTATGTTCATACGCCTCCTGGATACGACATGAATGTCTCTCGTGATTCTCCCTTTTACGACCGCCAGATCCCCAGCCAG AGAGTTGAATGGGGATCCCCACTATTGACAGACGCAGAGAAGCGTCTTCTAGCCAATGCATTGCTGGACTTCTCAAATGAgcgttttgttcttctctcaGAGAGCTGTGTCCCAGTTTACAACTTCTCAACTGTCTACACTTACCTAATAAACTCTGCTTACAGTTTTGTGGACTCTTATGATGAGCCAACACGTTATGGCCGTGGCCGTTATAGCCGCAAGATGCTCCCGGATATCAAACTCCATCACTGGCGCAAAGGGTCTCAGTGGTTTGAAGTAAACCGTAAAATCGCCATCTACATCATCTCAGACTCGAAATACTACTCATTGTTCAAACAATTCTGCAGACCAGCTTGTTACCCAGACGAGCATTACATCCCTACTTTCTTGAACATGTTTCACGGTTCAATGAACGCAAATAGAAGCGTGACATGGGTTGATTGGTCCATAGGCGGTCCCCATCCAGCTACATATGCTGCAGCTAATATCACAGAAGGGTTTCTCCAATCTATAAGGAAAAACGAGACGGATTGTCTTTACAATGAAGAGCCAACTTCGTTATGCTTCCTTTTTGCTCGCAAGTTCTCTCCTTCTGCCTTAGCTCCTCTTATGAATTTGAGCTCTACTGTCCTGgggttttga
- the GRP23 gene encoding glutamine-rich protein 23 (glutamine-rich protein 23 (GRP23); FUNCTIONS IN: binding; INVOLVED IN: embryo development, cell division; LOCATED IN: nucleus; EXPRESSED IN: 26 plant structures; EXPRESSED DURING: 14 growth stages; CONTAINS InterPro DOMAIN/s: Pentatricopeptide repeat (InterPro:IPR002885), Tetratricopeptide-like helical (InterPro:IPR011990); BEST Arabidopsis thaliana protein match is: Pentatricopeptide repeat (PPR) superfamily protein (TAIR:AT3G49240.1); Has 43483 Blast hits to 18975 proteins in 889 species: Archae - 27; Bacteria - 1738; Metazoa - 7010; Fungi - 2820; Plants - 24944; Viruses - 157; Other Eukaryotes - 6787 (source: NCBI BLink).), with translation MSLSHLLRRLCTTTTTTRSPLSISFLHQRIHNISLSPANEDPETTTGNNQDSEKYPNLNPIPNDPSQFQIPQNHTPPIPYPPIPHRTMAFSSAEEAAAERRRRKRRLRIEPPLHALRRDPSAPPPKRDPNAPRLPDSTSALVGQRLNLHNRVQSLIRASDLDAASKLARQSVFSNTRPTVFTCNAIIAAMYRAKRYSESISLFQYFFKQSNIVPNVVSYNQIINAHCDEGNVDEALEVYRHILANAPFAPSSVTYRHLTKGLVQAGRIGDAASLLREMLSKGQAADSTVYNNLIRGYLDLGDFDKAVEFFDELKSKCTVYDGIVNATFMEYWFEKGNDKEAMESYRSLLDKKFRMHPPTGNVLLEVFLKFGKKDEAWALFNEMLDNHAPPNILSVNSDTVGIMVNECFKMGEFSEAINTFKKVGSKVTSKPFVMDYLGYCNIVTRFCEQGMLTEAERFFAEGVSRSLPADAPSHRAMIDAYLKAERIDDAVKMLDRMVDVNLRVVADFGARVFGELIKNGKLTESAEVLTKMGEREPKPDPSIYDVVVRGLCDGDALDQAKDIVGEMIRHNVGVTTVLREFIIEVFEKAGRREEIEKILNSVARPVRNAGQSGNTPPRVPAVFGTTPAAPQQPRDRAPWTSQGVVHSNSGWANGTAGQTAGGAYKANNGQNPSWSNTSDNQQQQSWSNQTAGQQPPSWSRQAPGYQQQQSWSQQSGWSSPSGHQQSWTNQTAGQQQPWANQTPGQQQQWANQTPGQQQQLANQTPGQQQQWANQTPGQQQQWANQNNGHQQPWANQNTGHQQSWANQTPSQQQPWANQTTGQQQGWGNQTTGQQQQWANQTAGQQSGWTAQQQWSNQTASHQQSQWLNPVPGEVANQTPWSNSVDSHLPQQQEPGPSHECQETQEKKVVELRN, from the coding sequence ATGTCTCTCAGTCACCTCCTCCGCCGTCTCTGTACAACCACTACCACTACCCGTAGCCCTCTTTCCATCTCGTTCCTCCACCAACGCATCCACAACATCTCACTTTCCCCGGCAAATGAAGATCCGGAGACGACCACTGGTAATAATCAGGATTCAGAGAAATACCCAAACCTTAATCCCATTCCAAATGATCCTTCCCAATTCCAGATTCCTCAGAATCACACCCCTCCAATTCCCTATCCACCCATCCCGCATCGTACCATGGCCTTCTCTTCAGCCGAAGAAGCCGCTGCTGAGCGCCGCCGCCGTAAACGTCGTCTCCGAATTGAACCTCCTCTCCACGCTCTCCGTCGCGATCCTTCAGCTCCTCCTCCAAAACGTGATCCCAACGCGCCACGGCTTCCGGATTCAACTTCCGCTCTCGTCGGCCAAAGGCTTAACCTTCACAACAGAGTCCAATCACTGATCAGAGCATCAGATCTCGACGCTGCATCAAAGCTCGCTCGCCAGTCTGTGTTTTCCAATACTCGACCTACTGTCTTCACCTGTAACGCCATCATCGCCGCTATGTACCGAGCCAAGCGTTACAGTGAATCGATTTCTCTATTTCAGTATTTCTTTAAGCAGTCTAACATCGTCCCCAATGTAGTCTCATACAATCAGATCATCAACGCTCATTGTGATGAAGGGAATGTCGACGAAGCCCTTGAAGTGTACAGACACATATTGGCTAATGCTCCTTTTGCTCCATCCTCAGTTACTTATAGACATTTGACCAAAGGTTTGGTTCAAGCTGGAAGGATCGGAGATGCTGCGAGTTTATTAAGGGAGATGTTGAGCAAAGGTCAAGCTGCGGATTCCACGGTGTACAACAATCTGATTAGGGGATATTTGGACCTTGGTGATTTCGATAAGGCTGTTGAGTTCTTTGATGAATTGAAGTCTAAGTGTACTGTTTATGATGGGATTGTGAATGCTACCTTTATGGAGTACTGGTTTGAGAAAGGGAACGATAAGGAAGCTATGGAGTCTTACAGGTCTTTGTTAGATAAGAAATTCAGAATGCATCCACCGACTGGTAATGTACTTTTGGAAGTGTTTCTTAAGTTTGGTAAGAAGGATGAAGCTTGGGCTTTGTTTAATGAGATGTTGGATAATCACGCTCCTCCGAATATCCTTTCGGTGAATTCGGATACGGTTGGTATAATGGTCAATGAATGTTTCAAGATGGGAGAGTTTAGTGAAGCTATTAATACATTCAAGAAGGTCGGAAGTAAGGTCACCTCCAAACCGTTTGTGATGGATTATTTAGGTTACTGTAACATAGTAACAAGATTCTGTGAACAAGGGATGTTAACAGAAGCTGAAAGGTTCTTTGCTGAAGGTGTATCTAGATCTTTGCCTGCTGATGCTCCAAGTCATAGAGCAATGATCGATGCTTATCTCAAGGCAGAGAGAATTGACGATGCTGTCAAGATGTTGGACAGGATGGTTGATGTGAATCTACGGGTGGTTGCTGATTTCGGTGCAAGAGTCTTTGGTGAGCTGATTAAGAATGGTAAGCTCACGGAATCTGCAGAAGTTTTGACTAAGATGGGAGAGAGGGAACCAAAACCAGATCCTTCCATTTATGATGTGGTGGTTAGAGGTCTTTGTGATGGTGATGCACTTGACCAAGCCAAGGACATTGTTGGTGAGATGATTAGACATAATGTTGGGGTTACTACTGTGCTGCGGGAATTCATCATTGAGGTTTTTGAGAAGGCAGGACGTCGTGAGgagattgagaaaattttgaaCTCTGTTGCCCGGCCGGTTAGAAACGCTGGGCAGTCTGGTAACACTCCACCTAGGGTACCCGCAGTGTTTGGAACCACACCTGCAGCTCCGCAGCAGCCTAGAGACAGGGCCCCATGGACGAGCCAAGGAGTGGTGCATTCCAATTCAGGTTGGGCCAATGGAACTGCAGGTCAAACAGCAGGAGGAGCTTACAAGGCTAATAATGGCCAGAATCCCTCTTGGTCCAACACGTCTGATAACCAGCAGCAACAATCGTGGTCGAATCAGACGGCAGGGCAACAGCCACCGTCATGGTCGAGACAGGCACCGGGATATCAACAGCAGCAATCTTGGTCTCAGCAATCGGGGTGGTCAAGTCCTTCAGGTCATCAGCAATCATGGACTAATCAGACAGCTGGCCAGCAGCAACCTTGGGCTAATCAGACGCCTGGTCAGCAGCAACAGTGGGCTAATCAAACGCCTGGTCAGCAGCAACAATTGGCTAATCAGACGCCTGGCCAGCAGCAACAGTGGGCTAATCAAACGCCTGGCCAGCAGCAACAATGGGCTAATCAGAATAATGGTCACCAGCAACCGTGGGCTAATCAGAACACTGGTCATCAGCAATCATGGGCTAATCAGACTCCTAGCCAGCAGCAACCATGGGCTAATCAGACAACCGGCCAGCAACAAGGGTGGGGAAATCAGACAACCGGCCAGCAACAGCAGTGGGCTAACCAGACAGCTGGCCAGCAGTCAGGGTGGACAGCGCAGCAACAGTGGTCTAATCAGACAGCTAGCCATCAGCAGTCACAGTGGTTAAATCCCGTGCCAGGAGAGGTGGCTAATCAGACACCGTGGTCAAACTCTGTGGACAGTCATCTTCCTCAACAACAGGAGCCAGGGCCTTCCCATGAGTGCCAAGagacacaagaaaaaaaggtaGTGGAGTTGAGGAACTAG
- a CDS encoding paired amphipathic helix Sin3-like protein (BEST Arabidopsis thaliana protein match is: SIN3-like 6 (TAIR:AT1G10450.1); Has 310 Blast hits to 310 proteins in 86 species: Archae - 0; Bacteria - 0; Metazoa - 174; Fungi - 23; Plants - 97; Viruses - 0; Other Eukaryotes - 16 (source: NCBI BLink).), which produces MDALYNLLDGSIDDNTKFEDECRAIFGAQSYVLFTLDKLVQKFVKHLHAVASDETDTKLLQLHAYENYRKLWEDDLI; this is translated from the exons ATGGATGCACTCTATAATTTACTTGACGGTTCTATTGACGACAATACAAAGTTTGAAGATGAGTGCCGAGCTATTTTTGGAGCACAGTCATATGTTCTTTTCACATTGGACAAGCTAGTTCAGAAGTTTGTTAAGCAT CTCCATGCAGTTGCATCTGATGAAACAGACACCAAGCTTCTGCAACTACATGCGTATGAGAACTACAGAAAACTTTGGGAAGATGATTTGATCTAG
- the SK18 gene encoding E3 ubiquitin ligase SCF complex subunit SKP1/ASK1 family protein (SKP1-like 18 (SK18); FUNCTIONS IN: ubiquitin-protein ligase activity, protein binding; INVOLVED IN: ubiquitin-dependent protein catabolic process; EXPRESSED IN: 26 plant structures; EXPRESSED DURING: 13 growth stages; CONTAINS InterPro DOMAIN/s: E3 ubiquitin ligase, SCF complex, Skp subunit (InterPro:IPR016897), SKP1 component, dimerisation (InterPro:IPR016072), SKP1 component (InterPro:IPR001232), BTB/POZ fold (InterPro:IPR011333), SKP1 component, POZ (InterPro:IPR016073); BEST Arabidopsis thaliana protein match is: SKP1-like 15 (TAIR:AT3G25650.1); Has 1421 Blast hits to 1417 proteins in 266 species: Archae - 0; Bacteria - 0; Metazoa - 533; Fungi - 174; Plants - 532; Viruses - 11; Other Eukaryotes - 171 (source: NCBI BLink).), whose product MSSNKILLTSSDGESFEIDEAVARKFLIIVHMMEDNCAGEAIPLENVTGDILSKIIEYAKMHVNEPSEEDEDEEAKKNLDSWDAKFMEKLDLETIFKIILAANYLNFEGLLGFASQTVADYIKDKTPEEVREIFNIENDFTPEEEEEIRKENAWTFNE is encoded by the coding sequence ATGTCTTCTAACAAGATTTTGTTGACGAGTTCCGATGGCGAGTCTTTCGAGATCGACGAAGCGGTGGCGCGTAAGTTTCTGATCATAGTGCACATGATGGAGGATAACTGCGCCGGTGAAGCAATTCCGCTTGAAAATGTCACCGGGGATATCCTCTCCAAGATAATCGAGTACGCGAAGATGCACGTCAATGAACCtagtgaagaagacgaagacgaggAGGCGAAGAAGAATCTAGACTCGTGGGACGCTAAGTTCATGGAAAAGCTAGATCTGGAGACCATCTTCAAAATCATTCTCGCTGCCAACTACCTAAACTTCGAAGGACTTCTCGGTTTCGCTAGCCAGACGGTTGCTGATTACATCAAGGACAAAACACCAGAGGAAGTACGAGAGATTTTCAACATCGAGAACGATTTCACGcctgaagaagaggaagagattcGCAAGGAGAATGCTTGGACTTTTAATGAGTAA
- the FRS11 gene encoding FAR1-related sequence 11 (FAR1-related sequence 11 (FRS11); FUNCTIONS IN: zinc ion binding; INVOLVED IN: response to red or far red light; LOCATED IN: cellular_component unknown; EXPRESSED IN: 20 plant structures; EXPRESSED DURING: 12 growth stages; CONTAINS InterPro DOMAIN/s: MULE transposase, conserved domain (InterPro:IPR018289), Transcription factor, FAR1-related (InterPro:IPR004330), Zinc finger, PMZ-type (InterPro:IPR006564), Zinc finger, SWIM-type (InterPro:IPR007527); BEST Arabidopsis thaliana protein match is: FAR1-related sequence 10 (TAIR:AT5G28530.1); Has 1389 Blast hits to 1253 proteins in 43 species: Archae - 0; Bacteria - 0; Metazoa - 4; Fungi - 83; Plants - 1296; Viruses - 0; Other Eukaryotes - 6 (source: NCBI BLink).), translating into MSDDPGQMLLIYDDPSDQRSLSLDDASSTEESPDDNNLSLEAVHNAIPYLGQIFLTHDTAYEFYSTFAKRCGFSIRRHRTEGKDGVGKGLTRRYFVCHRAGNTPIKTLSEGKPQRNRRSSRCGCQAYLRISKLTELGSTEWRVTGFANHHNHELLEPNQVRFLPAYRSISDADKSRILMFSKTGISVQQMMRLLELEKCVEPGFLPFTEKDVRNLLQSFKKLDPEDENIDFLRMCQSIKEKDPNFKFEFTLDANDKLENIAWSYASSIQSYELFGDAVVFDTTHRLSAVEMPLGIWVGVNNYGVPCFFGCVLLRDENLRSWSWALQAFTGFMNGKAPQTILTDHNMCLKEAIAGEMPATKHALCIWMVVGKFPSWFNAGLGERYNDWKAEFYRLYHLESVEEFELGWRDMVNSFGLHTNRHINNLYASRSLWSLPYLRSHFLAGMTLTGRSKAINAFIQRFLSAQTRLAHFVEQVAVVVDFKDQATEQQTMQQNLQNISLKTGAPMESHAASVLTPFAFSKLQEQLVLAAHYASFQMDEGYLVRHHTKLDGGRKVYWVPQEGIISCSCQLFEFSGFLCRHALRVLSTGNCFQVPDRYLPLRWRRISTSFSKTFRSNAEDHGERVQLLQNLVSTLVSESAKSKERLDIATEQTSILLSRIREQPVSSLAIRDISSSVQRNF; encoded by the exons ATGTCGGATGATCCTGGACAGATGTTGCTCATCTATGATGATCCTTCAGATCAGCGATCCTTGTCTTTAGATGATGCTAGTAGTACTGAGGAATCTCCAGACGATAACAATCTCTCTTTAGAAGCAGTTCACAATGCCATTCCCTATCTCGGACAAATTTTCCTTACACATGATACTGCTTACGAGTTCTATAGTACATTTGCAAAGCGTTGCGGGTTCTCCATACGCCGTCACAGGACAGAAGGAAAAGACGGAGTTGGCAAAGGACTTACTAGGCGCTACTTTGTTTGTCACCGTGCTGGTAACACACCTATCAAAACTCTAAGCGAAGGAAAACCACAGAGAAACAGAAGGTCTTCTCGATGTGGATGTCAAGCATACTTAAGGATTAGTAAACTTACTGAGTTAGGTTCAACGGAATGGCGTGTTACTGGTTTTGCTAATCACCACAATCATGAGCTCTTAGAACCAAACCAAGTTCGTTTTCTTCCTGCGTACAGGTCCATATCAGATGCAGATAAAAGTcggattttgatgttttccaAGACAGGAATTTCAGTTCAGCAGATGATGAGGCTCTTGGAGCTTGAGAAGTGTGTCGAGCCAGGATTTTTACCATTCACCGAAAAGGATGTCAGGAATTTGCTTCAGTCATTCAAGAAACTCGATCCTGAGGATGAGAACATTGATTTCCTGAGGATGTGCCAAAGCATAAAGGAGAAAGACCCTAACTTTAAGTTCGAGTTTACTTTGGATGCAAATGATAAGTTAGAAAATATTGCCTGGTCGTATGCTTCTTCCATTCAGTCATATGAACTCTTTGGAGATGCTGTTGTTTTCGATACAACACATCGCTTAAGTGCTGTTGAGATGCCACTTGGAATATGGGTTGGAGTTAATAACTATGGTGTCCCTTGCTTCTTCGGTTGTGTGCTTCTACGGGATGAAAATTTGAGATCGTGGTCATGGGCACTACAG GCATTCACAGGGTTCATGAATGGGAAGGCACCTCAAACGATATTAACAGACCATAATATGTGTCTCAAAGAAGCCATAGCTGGAGAGATGCCAGCCACTAAGCATGCACTCTGCATATGGATGGTTGTTGGAAAGTTTCCATCCTGGTTTAATGCCGGTCTTGGGGAGCGGTACAACGACTGGAAAGCTGAATTTTATCGCCTCTACCATCTGGAATCCGTTGAGGAGTTTGAGTTGGGTTGGAGAGACATGGTGAACTCTTTTGGACTGCACACAAACAGACACATCAACAACTTGTATGCCTCACGTTCCTTGTGGTCTTTACCATACCTGAGAAGCCATTTTCTAGCTGGAATGACTTTGACTGGCCGATCCAAAGCCATTAACGCCTTTATTCAGAGGTTCTTGAGCGCACAAACCCGGCTAGCTCACTTTGTAGAACAA GTGGCTGTTGTTGTGGATTTTAAAGACCAAGCTACAGAACAGCAAACAATGCAGCAGAATCTCCAAAACATCAGCCTAAAAACTGGCGCCCCCATGGAATCTCACGCAGCCTCGGTGCTCACTCCTTTTGCATTCTCCAAGCTCCAAGAACAGCTTGTGCTTGCTGCTCACTACGCATCGTTCCAGATGGATGAGGGGTATCTCGTGAGGCACCACACAAAACTCGATGGAGGAAGAAAAGTGTATTGGGTTCCTCAAGAAGGCATCATAAGCTGCAGTTGCCAACTGTTTGAGTTCTCTGGGTTTCTCTGCAGGCACGCACTCCGTGTTCTCTCCACAGGAAACTGTTTTCAGGTCCCTGATAGGTATCTTCCACTTAGGTGGCGCAGGATCAGCACGTCGTTTAGCAAGACGTTCAGAAGTAACGCTGAGGATCATGGAGAGAGAGTTCAGCTTCTGCAGAATCTGGTTTCGACTCTGGTCTCAGAATCGGCTAAATCGAAGGAGAGGCTAGATATTGCAACTGAGCAAACCTCCATCCTCTTATCCCGTATCAGAGAGCAGCCTGTCTCCTCACTTGCTATCAGAgacatttcttcttctgtgcAGAGGAATTTTTGA